A genomic window from Populus alba chromosome 19, ASM523922v2, whole genome shotgun sequence includes:
- the LOC118042913 gene encoding WEB family protein At3g02930, chloroplastic, producing MSSKTKSGLSETPPSKPSPATPRVSQLSRGVAKLESDSLSPLQSSRLSVDRSPRSINSKPTIDRRTPKVTRATPPEKPQTRVVKASELQVQLSHLQEDLKKSKEQLELIEKEKGQAIDELKQTKKAAEDANEKLQEAMVAQKRAEENSEIEKFRAIELEQAGIEAAQKKEEEWQKELEDVRSQHALDVTALLSTTQELQRVKQELAMTTDTKNQALSHADDATKIAEIHAEKVEILSAELSQLKVLLDSKLETEANESHKIVLQLKEEIDSMKQQLEKGKGFEDKLMEREAFIEQLNVDLEAAKMAESYACNLVEEWRNRVEELEMQAAEANKLERSASESLGSFMKQLEENNVLLHDAETEMAALKEKVGLLEMTIRRQKGDLEESEHSLGMVKEEALFMEKKVESLMSELETVKEEKAQALNNEKLAASSVQSLLEEKNKIVTELVNARDEEEKSKKAMESLALALHEVSVEAREAKERLVSNLVERENYETQIEDLRLVLKATNEKYETVLDDAKHENELLKKAVEESKNEFKNSKAMWDQKEENLVNSVRKSEEENISLEKEIDRLVNLQKQIEEEACGMRDEEAHLKDSLKEVEAEVISLQEALGEAKVESMKLKESLLAKENELQNIILENKELRTKEASSLKKVEELSKLLEEAMAKIQTVENGELTDNEKDYDLLPKMIEFSEENGHVRAEKPKVEELPPQQTSELKTENAQEQFNGVTNEAVQMDAHKIENVNGKPKEDESKEKEDDSVEVEFKMWESCKIEKEFSPGREMEQESFEEKVDSKVDGGESFDQTNGLSSTENVDDGGSSPTKQQQQKKKKPLLRKFGNLLKKKGTSTQK from the exons ATGTCTTCCAAAACCAA ATCTGGTTTGTCTGAAACTCCTCCTAGCAAACCATCACCAGCAACTCCTAGAGTTAGTCAACTGAGTCGAGGAGTGGCTAAATTGGAGTCTGATTCACTTTCTCCCCTGCAAAGTTCACGTCTTTCAGTTGATCGATCACCACGATCCATCAACTCAAAGCCCACAATTGATCGTCGGACACCAAAGGTTACTAGAGCTACACCCCCTGAA AAACCTCAGACACGAGTGGTGAAGGCTTCAGAGTTGCAGGTGCAATTGAGTCATCTCCAGGAAGATCTAAAGAAATCAAAGGAGCAGTTAGAATTGATTGAAAAAGAGAAGGGACAAGCAATTGATGAACTGAAACAAACTAAGAAAGCTGCAGAGGATGCAAATGAGAAGCTTCAAGAAGCTATGGTGGCTCAAAAGCGAGCTGAGGAGAATTCTGAGATTGAGAAGTTCCGGGCTATTGAGCTGGAACAGGCTGGGATTGAGGCAGCCCAGAAGAAGGAAGAGGAATGGCAGAAAGAGCTTGAAGATGTAAGAAGCCAACATGCTTTGGATGTTACTGCCCTTCTCTCTACCACTCAGGAGCTTCAAAGGGTGAAGCAAGAACTGGCCATGACTACTGATACAAAGAACCAGGCACTGAGCCATGCTGATGATGCTACTAAGATCGCTGAGATTCATGCAGAGAAGGTGGAGATCCTTTCAGCTGAGCTTAGCCAGTTGAAGGTATTACTTGATTCAAAGCTTGAAACAGAGGCCAATGAAAGCCACAAGATAGTTTTGCAGCTTAAAGAGGAGATAGATTCAATGAAACAACAGCTTGAGAAAGGTAAAGGTTTTGAGGATAAGTTGATGGAAAGAGAGGCTTTCATAGAACAGCTCAATGTTGATCTAGAAGCTGCCAAGATGGCCGAATCTTATGCCTGTAACTTAGTAGAGGAGTGGAGAAACAGGGTTGAGGAATTAGAGATGCAGGCTGCCGAAGCAAATAAGTTGGAGAGATCTGCATCGGAGTCTTTGGGTTCATTCATGAAACAACTCGaagaaaacaatgttttattGCATGATGCAGAAACTGAAATGGCTGCTCTGAAAGAGAAGGTTGGGTTGCTGGAAATGACAATTAGAAGACAGAAAGGGGATCTTGAAGAATCAGAACATTCTCTTGGCATGGTAAAGGAAGAAGCATTGTTCATGGAAAAAAAGGTTGAGTCTCTGATGTCTGAGTTGGAAACTGTGAAGGAGGAGAAAGCCCAGGCTTTGAACAATGAGAAGCTTGCAGCTTCTAGTGTTCAAAGTCTgttagaagagaaaaacaaaattgtcaCCGAGCTGGTGAATGCCAGGGATGAGGAGGAAAAGAGCAAGAAGGCAATGGAGAGTTTAGCTTTAGCCTTACATGAAGTCTCTGTGGAAGCAAGGGAAGCCAAAGAAAGGCTGGTATCAAATCTAGTGGAGCGtgaaaattatgaaacccaAATAGAAGACTTAAGATTGGTCCTGAAGGCAactaatgaaaaatatgaaactgTGCTTGATGATGCAAAACATGAGAATGAACTCCTTAAAAAAGCTGTTGAAGAATCCAAGAATGAATTTAAGAACTCCAAGGCCATGTGggatcaaaaagaagaaaatctggTGAATTCTGTGAGGAaatcagaagaagaaaacatctctttggaaaaagaaatagatAGGTTGGTGAATTTGCAGAAGCAAATTGAGGAAGAAGCTTGTGGAATGAGGGATGAAGAAGCTCATTTGAAGGATAGCCTGAAGGAAGTTGAAGCTGAGGTGATATCTTTGCAGGAAGCTCTTGGGGAAGCAAAGGTTGAGAGCATGAAACTAAAAGAAAGTTTATTGGCCAAAGAAAATGAGTTACAGAATATTATTCTGGAAAACAAAGAGCTCCGAACTAAGGAAGCTTCTTCACTTAAGAAGGTTGAGGAGTTGTCCAAGTTACTTGAGGAAGCTATGGCTAAAATTCAAACGGTGGAAAATGGGGAGCTAACAGACAATGAAAAGGACTATGATTTGCTTCCAAAGATGATTGAGTTCTCCGAAGAAAATGGACATGTGAGAGCAGAGAAGCCCAAAGTGGAGGAGCTTCCACCACAGCAAACCAGTGAGCTGAAAACAGAAAATGCACAGGAACAGTTTAATGGCGTGACAAATGAGGCTGTTCAGATGGATGCTCACAAAATTGAGAATGTGAATGGAAAACCGAAGGAAGATGAGagcaaagaaaaggaagatgaCTCTGTGGAGGTTGAATTTAAGATGTGGGAGAGTTGCAAGATTGAAAAGGAGTTTTCACCGGGAAGAGAAATGGAGCAGGAATCCTTCGAGGAGAAAGTGGACTCCAAGGTGGATGGTGGTGAGAGCTTCGATCAAACAAATGGTTTATCTTCAACTGAAAATGTGGATGATGGTGGAAGCTCACCTACAAAGCAGCaacagcagaagaagaaaaagcctTTGCTCCGCAAGTTTGGAAACCTACTCAAGAAGAAGGGAACGAGCACCCAGAAGTAG